A window of the Pararge aegeria chromosome 2, ilParAegt1.1, whole genome shotgun sequence genome harbors these coding sequences:
- the LOC120631025 gene encoding uncharacterized protein LOC120631025, with protein sequence MVLLSPSIRGLRKLVAICESYAAEHGLKYNVKKTVTMVFRSGRGPGTIPGVFLDGDLLERVERFRYLGHIVTEGLVDDEDVERERRALAVRCNMLARRFAKCSDQVKVTLFRAYCLCFYTCQLWVKSTRRAVNNIRVQYNNAYRILMKLPRYCSASDMFARSRVPDFFAIIRSRIATFWSRLRASDNEILSTLAEGLDCSIFKHWLSVHREANRK encoded by the coding sequence ATGGTTCTTCTCAGCCCCTCTATTAGAGGACTTCGTAAACTAGTAGCAATCTGCGAGAGTTATGCTGCAGAACACGGTCTTAAATATAACGTTAAGAAGACAGTTACGATGGTGTTCCGATCTGGCAGAGGTCCGGGGACTATTCCGGGGGTTTTCCTTGATGGAGATTTGCTCGAGAGAGTTGAGCGGTTCAGATACCTTGGACATATTGTGACTGAAGGCCTTGTCGATGATGAAGATGTAGAGAGGGAACGACGTGCTCTGGCTGTTAGATGTAATATGCTCGCACGTCGCTTTGCGAAATGCAGTGACCAAGTTAAGGTGACATTGTTTAGAGCATACTGTTTATGTTTCTATACATGTCAACTTTGGGTAAAGTCCACCAGACGCGCTGTCAACAATATCAGGGTGCAATACAATAATGCTTATCGTATCTTGATGAAGTTGCCAAGGTACTGCAGCGCGTCGGACATGTTCGCTAGGTCCAGAGTACCGGATTTCTTTGCGATCATAAGATCGCGAATAGCAACATTTTGGAGTCGTTTGCGAGCCTCCGATAATGAAATCCTAAGCACGTTGGCAGAGGGTCTGGACTGCTCGATTTTCAAGCACTGGCTTTCGGTGCACCGTGaggcaaatagaaaataa